GGGTCGCCGAGCTGGGCCAGGTCGTCGTGCGGTTGCAGCAGGAACCGCCCCGCCTGGTTCCAGCAGACGGCTTTCGAGTCCCCGGCGGGCATGCCGTGGTGCCGGGCCGCCCGGGCCGCCGGGACGACGCCGTGGGCCGTCAGCGACGAGCGGAACTCGGCGATCGGGTCGACGGCGTCCCGGTAGAGGTCGCGCACCGCGCTCGCCGACTTCTGCACCGAGGCCAGGTACTCCTCGGTGGTGCTGTCGACGTGCGAGGCGCCGACGAGGTAGCCCTCGACCCCGCCGACCCCGTCGCCGTAGCGCGGCGTGCGGGCCGTCGCGGGCGACCAGAAGTTCGCGACGATGCGCTCGCAGTCCGGGGCGGGCAGGTACGAGCGGACCCGGTAGGCGGCGAGTTCGCCGCGCAGCACGCGCGACACGGCGTCGTGGTCGACGACCCGGGTGGTCTGGTGCACCCGGAACGAGGTGTGCGGCAGCGACCGGCCGGTGATGGTCACGAGCGTCCTCCCTCCGCCCGGGCGCGGTGCAGCAGCGGCCGGCGGGTGTGCAGGAAACCGAGCATGGCGGGCAGCGGGCTGACGATCCGGGGCTGCGCGTCCAGCCGGGCCCGGTGCCGCCGCCGCACGGCCGGCAGCTGCGACCAGTGCGCGCTCGGGTTCAGGTGGTGCTCCTGGTGGTAGCCGTCGTTGAACGCGAGCCGGTTGTACAGCCGGCCGTAGTGGCTGACCGAGTCGGCGGCCCGGTTGTCCGGGTCGGCGCCGTAGTGCCGGTAGTAGTTCTGCACGTTCACCATGACCAGCGCCAGGAAGTAGGCCGGCAGGTAGCAGAACAGGGTCCACTCCCAGGAGATCGCGGTGAGGGCGGCCAGCGACAGCCAGTGCGCCGCGCGGTCGACCCTGATCTGGCGCAGCTCCCTGCTGCGCCGGGGTTCCCGGCGCCAGGCCAGCGAGAGGAGCATCAGCTCACCGGCACCGGGCCTGGTCAGGCCCAGGAGGAGCGGCAGCTCGCGGCCGCGGTCGCGCAGCGACTGCAACGCCCCGCCGATCGCGTAGCGCAGCAGCGGCGCGTGTTCCCCGTTCTCGCCGTCCCGGTACGTGGAGGACAGGTCCTTCGTGGTGCCGGTCTCCCCCGGGGCGTCGTTGTTGTACCGGTGGTGGTTGCGCACGTGCATCAGCCCGTACGCCTGCGCGGACTGCCCGATGTTGACCGAGTTCAGCGCGGACGCCACCGCGTTCAGCCGGGCCGAGGCGAACCACGGCAGGTGGGTGAACAGGTGCGCCACGACGATGATGTTGTACGCGGTCATCACGGCGAGCAGCGCGACCTGCGCCACGCGGCCCGGCCAGCCGGCCTGGGCCCAGGTGGCGGCGCACCAGAACATGACCGCGAAGTGGGTGAGGCTGCAGGCCACCAGCAGGCCGTCCCGCGGTGAAACCCTCCAGACGCGCATGGCACCCCCTGGTAAGTGCATCCGTGGCCCGGATGCTCAGAAGTAGGACTCCAGGGCGCCGCTGCGCCGCACGTCCAGCGTGGCGCAGTGGAACGAGCCACCGAAGCTGTTGAAGTTGCGGAAGTCGCAGAGGACCGGGGTGAACCCGAACTCCTTGACCGCGGCGATCATCGGCTCGTCCTGCCGCTCGACCACCACCCGTTGTTCGTCCAGCACCAGCAGGTTC
This portion of the Saccharothrix syringae genome encodes:
- a CDS encoding fatty acid desaturase family protein — its product is MRVWRVSPRDGLLVACSLTHFAVMFWCAATWAQAGWPGRVAQVALLAVMTAYNIIVVAHLFTHLPWFASARLNAVASALNSVNIGQSAQAYGLMHVRNHHRYNNDAPGETGTTKDLSSTYRDGENGEHAPLLRYAIGGALQSLRDRGRELPLLLGLTRPGAGELMLLSLAWRREPRRSRELRQIRVDRAAHWLSLAALTAISWEWTLFCYLPAYFLALVMVNVQNYYRHYGADPDNRAADSVSHYGRLYNRLAFNDGYHQEHHLNPSAHWSQLPAVRRRHRARLDAQPRIVSPLPAMLGFLHTRRPLLHRARAEGGRS